A single genomic interval of Terriglobales bacterium harbors:
- a CDS encoding PCYCGC motif-containing (lipo)protein gives MRRILTLAFVALVTAATSAQWVSQASEIPAYHTQPPAKSAKLPPILPAAERVGEGFRFPFQARSYELAEKHSRVLYQQPCYCFCDRSIGHGSLRSCFESAHGAHCATCMKEVFYTHQMVQKKKTAAQIREGIIRGDWQQIDLQQEGSTP, from the coding sequence ATGAGACGAATCCTGACGCTTGCATTTGTGGCTTTGGTGACCGCGGCCACTTCGGCCCAGTGGGTCAGCCAGGCCTCCGAGATTCCTGCCTACCACACCCAGCCTCCCGCGAAGAGCGCAAAACTCCCGCCCATCCTTCCCGCGGCGGAGCGGGTCGGCGAGGGTTTCCGCTTCCCGTTCCAGGCCCGTTCTTACGAACTGGCCGAGAAGCACAGCCGTGTGCTCTACCAGCAGCCCTGCTATTGCTTCTGCGACCGCAGCATCGGTCACGGCAGCCTGCGCTCCTGCTTTGAGAGCGCCCACGGCGCTCACTGTGCCACCTGCATGAAGGAGGTCTTCTACACCCATCAGATGGTGCAGAAGAAGAAGACCGCGGCCCAGATCCGCGAAGGCATCATCCGTGGGGACTGGCAGCAGATCGACCTCCAGCAGGAAGGTTCCACTCCGTAG